Proteins from a single region of Echeneis naucrates chromosome 14, fEcheNa1.1, whole genome shotgun sequence:
- the spata22 gene encoding spermatogenesis-associated protein 22, with amino-acid sequence MRRQETHPARTTAGCLPVPLFNQKKRNRVPLTSTPSVNEFFSHSEYTSEPPSLGKTGTCGSYKASDLSSSGTLQSYQCHREGVPQSPQPQQYESSRLTPGPVSTKRAYAPMPHPYNVGNSSIPSPRAVQPQNKSWKFSNNYFPQRSAFVGKRSSDQPHTEQPSQSQQETFSMKPVRETSLRILTAVIDGMRHWSQFKDKVPYLFEIFATLDSAVTLGHHGAKTFLLRDGKKAVQCVFYENEKELPRLIRGQVHRCVGNYDPSRDVLMCVSVRPGLPSELRNCHEAVKVCDAEMRALTKSLSEV; translated from the exons ATGAGGAGACAGGAAACCCATCCAGCAAGAACAACAGCAG GCTGTCTCCCTGTGCCGCTCTttaaccagaaaaaaagaaacagagttCCTCTGACATCGACTCCTTCTGTGAATGAATTCTTCTCCCACAGTGAATACACTAGTGAGCCCCCATCTCTAGGCAAAACAG GTACTTGTGGATCTTACAAGGCATCAGACCTGTCTTCTTCTGGTACTTTACAAAGCTACCAGTGTCACAGAGAGGGTGTCCCACAATCTCCCCAGCCCCAGCAGTATGAAAGCAGCAGACTTACTCCTGGACCTGTCTCGACAAAGAGAGCTTATGCACCTATGCCGCATCCATACAACGTTGGAAATTCAAG TATACCCTCTCCTCGTGCAGTGCAGCCTCAAAACAAGTCCTGGAAATTTAGCAACAACTATTTTCCACAGAGGTCCGCCTTTGTGGGAAAAAGGAGTTCAGATCAACCCCACACTGAACAACCATCTCAAAGTCAG CAGgaaacattttcaatgaaacCAGTTCGTGAGACCTCACTGAGGATCCTGACTGCAGTTATTGATGGCATGAGACATTGGAGCCAGTTTAAAGACAAAGTCCCATACTTATTTGAGATATTTG CAACTTTAGACTCTGCAGTTACTCTGGGTCACCATGGTGCCAAGACCTTCCTCTTGAGGGATGGGAAGAAGGCTGTGCAGTGTGTCTTTTACGAAAAT GAGAAGGAACTGCCCCGTCTCATCCGTGGTCAAGTTCATCGCTGTGTGGGTAATTATGACCCCAGCAGGGATGTcctcatgtgtgtgtctgtcaggccTGGCCTGCCCTCTGAGCTGAGGAATTGTCATGAAGCTGTCAAAGTGTGCGATGCAGAAATGAGAGCGTTAACCAAATCACTAAGTGAAGTCTGA